TTTGTACTAAAAACTTTCATAGAAACTTTTCTGAGTTCCTGTTTCCATGTAATGTTTTCTGTAATCATACTCTAATAACAATACAACTTTGCCTGTGGCATCTCGTTCTTCATAAACACTAGGGGCGCCTGATTCAAGGTATTTGTATGTCTTTTCGCCTGTTGCTTTGCCATCAGCGCCGATATTCTTCACTGTTGACTGCACGTTATTTAAATAAGTATAGTCTTCATGAGCTGAATATTTTTTACCTGCATTGTCTGTTCCGGATATGATCACCTGCTTGATGGTGTGATCATCATTATAAGAATACTGCTTCGATTCTTGTTTTACAGATGCATTCGCTGCCGGTTTATAGGTATCTTTGCGTTTGATCAACAAACCGTTGGCGTCATAGTTATACCGGCTGAGTGAACCGGCACTTGTACCAAAGTATTTTTTCTCGGAAATGATCCTTTTGTTTTTATCAAAACCGGTAACCGTTTTCTCCTGAAGAACCAGAGAATGATTTTTACCCGGAATCAGCTTCTCGAGCAAAATCTCATTTCCATCCGGACTATAGCTGTGTTTTATTATATAAAGCAGGCTATCGTGTGAATTATAGCATTCCTCACTAAATAGCTTATGATCCTTGAAAAAGCGGAAAACGTAATTCGAAATTTGTCCGGTTTTATCATCATAGTTAACCTCCCTGAAAAAAACATCATCCGGAGAAATGAACTGTTGTTTAATAGTTGTATAGCCGGTAGTCTTACCTTCGGCATTTAAAATATGCTTATTGGTGATGTTGATTCTGATGGTGTCAGCTGCCATGCCCTTAAATACAGAAAGGATCAGTAAGGCAGCAGGTAAATAAAATTTCAACTTGTGTACCATAAATGTGACAGTTAAGTTATTTCTTATTACCGGTACAATGGATGGCAATCAGCTCATCTGCGGCTTTATACCCCAGTGATTTTGCCCTTTGTAAATCCTCGCAGCCCTCAGTCAATTTATTCAGGTTAATTTCTGAAACAGCCCGAAGATAATAGGCGATTGCATAATTTTTATTCAGTTCAATGGCCTTTGTATAGTCAATGACTGCCTCCTGGTGTCTTCCCAGGTTACCTTTTGAAACACCCCTGTTAAACCATGCTTCGGTGTATTGTGGATTCAGGGCAATTGCTTTATCATATAAAGGAATTGATCCCTTGTAATCCTGTTTCATTGAGCTTACCACACCGAGGCTCAGATAAACACCGGCGTCGTCCGGTTTAAGTTTCTGAAGTTCCTTCAGATCTTTTAAAGCCGCATTGGCGTTTTGTTGGCCGAGATATATGATAGAGCGGTTATTTAGGGACTCAGTTACCTTGAATTTACTATTTATGCATTGTGAAAAATCTTTCAGTGCAGCATCTGCCATACCTTTTCGTGCATAGGCAGATCCCCGGTTGAAGATTACATCCAGGTTGCCCGGTCCGAGTTCAAGTGCATGATTAAAGTCGGTCAGGGCACCATCGAAATCGTTGATATTGAGTTTCAGATAGCCTCTGCTGGCATAAGCCTCTTTGTTATTCAGATCCACGTTAAGCAAATTATCGTAATCAGCAATTGCCCCCTTGAAATCATCCATTGCCGAATTGGCTTCTACACTTTTCAAATAAGCCTCAATATTATCCTTATCGAGTTTCATGGCTTGGCGATAATCGGAAACCGAACCCGCAAAATCAAGGAGAGCAGCTTTTGCCAAACCACGATGATACCATGCCTGTGCATTGGTTGAATCGGATTTAAGCACGGCATTGAAATCGGCTACTGCCAATAAAGGCTTTTGTTGTTTGATTTCGATAAGCCCCCTGTAAAACTTTGCATCGGAAGTAACACTATCCATTTGAAGAGATGCGTTGGCATAATTCAGGGCTTCATCATACCGGTTAAGGTAATAAAGAGATTTTGTCAACCCGTTAAGGGCAGCCGGAGATTTATTCAGAAAGGCTGCTTTTTTGAATTGCTCATAGGCTTTCGCATATTCCTTTTGATCAAAATACGCGGATCCCTTCAATATCATATTGGTTGACAAAGGTTTGCGGATAACCAATCCGCCAAAAACCAGGAGAACGAGAACAGCGATGACTGCAACTATACGGGTATTCTTTTTTGCCATAGTAATTGTGTTTAATGAATCATGCTAATATTATGAAAAAAAATTGAGACTGATCCCACTCATTGAATGATCGTAGAGAATTATTTGTTATTTTTAATGGGGTTAATAATTGAGGGATAATTCAGAGGACTTAACAGAGATTTGCCAACCATTGCCCCTGCAAACAAAGTTTTTTGAGGTAGAAACTTATTCTCAAGATATTTTTTCATGCTTAAAAAAGGAAGATATTTCAGGTCCTCAGGTCTATTCCTATTCAGCCTGCTTGTAATCAACTTCATTATTCTGTCATTGTCATATGTATATTTCAGGACCGAAAAAGCTCAGATTTTAGATAATCTTATGAATCCCGGTGCTGAAATTGTGAAACTGAAAGCCTATATGATTGCCTTTAGCGGATTGATCATACTGGCTTTTAACACTGCTTTTTCATTTTTCTGGTTTAAGCAGCGAAATGAATTATCGGCACTTGAAAAAGATAAGCTTTTGTTAATCGAGCAGTTTGCCATGTTATCGCGGTTTGCCAATGATGCCATTATAGTTTTTACCGAAGATCATACCATAATCCAGGTCAATGATAAAGCCCTTGAACTTTACGGTTTTTCAAGGTCGGATATATTGGGCATGACGGTTGAAATGCTCCGCATTCCTGAAGAAAGAGATGATTTTCCTGCAATGCTGCTAAAGGTGAAAGCAGATAATGGCCTGAGGTTTGAAACCGTTCACATGACTTCTAAAGGAACCGGATTTCCTGTAGAAGTGAGCATGAGGTATATGGAACTTATGGGCAGTAATTGCTTCCAGGCCGTTGTAAGGGACATAACACAACGGAAACAATTCGAAAAGGCCTTGATAGCCAGTGAAGAACGTCTCAAAATGATTACAAATACAGTGCCTCTGATTGTTTGGACTGCAACGGCAGAAGGCTATATTGACTTTGTAAATTCCCGTTTTGAAGAAATTGTTGGTTTTTATCCCATCCGTGAAAATGCTACTATTGATTTTATTCATCCTGACGACAGGGAACGAGTAACTAAATATTGGCAAAGTGCTGTGAATGAAGCAAGACAACACCAGATTCAATTACGGATCCTCACGAAAGAAGGGATTTACAGGTGGTATCTTTGTATGGCAATGCCATCGTGCAACAGTGATGGTAAAATATTAAGGTGGTTCGGAAGCGCCACGGATATTGATGAACTCGAGAACAGGGTGGCGCAGCGCACAGCCGAGATAAAAGAACATGAAAAGGAAATTGTAAAACTGAACCTGAGCCTGCAGGAACATGCGCTGAGCCTTGAAAATGCAAACAAGGAACTTGAAGCATTTATTTATTCCGTATCACACGATTTGCGTGCTCCTCTGCGTGCCATCAACGGTTTTTCTATGATTCTGCTCGATGAGTATAAAAGCAAACTGGATACAGAAGGTCAGAATATGCTTGGTAAAGTATGGAACAATGCCGACCGTATGCGACAGCTTATCGATGATTTGTTGCGTTTTTCCAAAACAGGCCGGCATGCCCTTTCCATAACTTATATTGATATGAATGCCCTGTTCAATTCAATGATCGAGGAAACAAAACAGCTATACCCCGAAAGGCAGATCAAAACATCAATATCTGAAATGCCCGGTGCTTACGGAGATCTTTCATTAATGAAACAGGTGCTTCTCAACCTTCTGTCGAACGCTGTAAAATTTTCAGGGAACAGGGAATGTTCAGAGATCGAAATCAAAGGTTCAAGAAATAATGAAGAAATATGTTATTATATAAAGGATAACGGCACAGGCTTCGATATGAAATATGCAGATGAGCTGTTCGGCGTTTTCCGGCGGCTTAATAATGCCGAAGGATTTGAGGGAACTGGTGTAGGCCTTGCTCTTGTTAAGCGGATAATTGAAAAGCACGGTGGCAAAGTGTGGGCTCAAAGCGAGCAGGGAAACGGGGCCACTTTTAGTTTTTCACTGCCTGATAACCGGTAAATCTCATAATATGGCCGATAAACTTCGTATACTATTTGTTGAAGATCTGGTCACTGATTATGAACTCGCTTTATATGAAATTCAGAAAACAAATCCCGATCTAATCAGTAAAAGGGTTGACAACAAGGATGACTACCTTTCCGCACTGAATGAATTTAAACCCGATCTGATCCTGTCAGATTATGTTATGCCTGAATTCAATGGCATGACAGCCCTGGATATAAAAAAGGAATTTTTTCCCGATATTCCTTTTATAATGCTTACAGGATCAACCAACGAAGAAACCGCTGTACTTTGTATGAAGGCTGGAGCCGATGACTATGTAATTAAAGAACATATCAGGCGATTGCCGCTCTGTGTATCAAGCGCACTTTCAAATGCGCAGGTAAGAAAGGAAATTCGTAAGGCACAGCAGGAGTTGATCCGCAGGGAACTTCTTCTGAGGAATGCTGTCAATAATCTGCCATCTACGTTTACGATTTACGACAACGAAGGGAGAATCGAATACATTAATGAATATGGTCTGACTCTTGCAAATCTTAAACCTCGTGATGCTGTGGGGAAGAAAGAAGAGGAAATATTCCCGCCTGAGGTTACTGAAAGTTATATTGCTGCACTTTATAAAACTTTCGCAAGTCGCGAAACCCAGGTTATTGAAAGTCTGATAAACTATCCTCATGCGTCTCGCTATGTAATCTATTATTTTGTTCCTACGCTTGATGAAAATGGCAAAATATATAAAGTGCTCGGGATAGCATATGATATTACCGAACGAAAAGAAGCTGAAGAAAAGCTCAAAGTGGCCCGAAAAAGAGCCGAAGAATATGATTTACTGAAATCGGCCTTTCTGGCGAATATTTCTCACGAAATCAGGACACCTCTTAATGCCATCATGGGATTCGCCCAGATGATACAGAGAGGTTATTCCGATGATGAACAGTTATCCGGCTACATTGATATTATCCTGCTTAGCAGCAACCAATTGCTTGAAATAATAAAAGAGATGCTCGAGATCTCCCAACTGGTTTCCGGTAAATCAAATATCAACCAAACAACATTTTCAATTACAGGGTTATTGCAGGATTTGTTTCTGAGTTTTCAGGTGCTTGAGGACGCAAAAATCAGGCAGGGCATTCAATTTAATCTCGATATAGCTTCACTCAGGTCAGAGAATGACATGATTGAAACCGACAGGGAAAAATTGTTCCAGATACTTAAAAACCTGTTGAATAATGCCTTTAAATTTACGTTCAACGGATCGGTGACTTTGGGTTGCCAGAAAAACCATCCGGGCATATGGCATTTTTATGTAACCGACACAGGCATTGGCATTGAACCGGATAAGCTGATGTACATTTTTGATATATTCAGGCGGGGCGATGAATCTTTTACGCGTCAGTTCAGCGGAGTAGGTCTTGGTCTCACCATTTGCAAAGAACTTATCACACTTCTGAAAGGTGAAATTTGGGTGGAAAGTAAGCCCGGAAAGGGTTCGGTATTTAATTTCATGCTTCCCGAAAATCTTGGGAAAATAGGAATTTAATGGTATATTTAATGCTATATTACTCAAAATGAAGATCCAGTTTATCACTTGTATTAATAAACCTGACAACATGAAAAAAATAGTTTTCCTTCTGTTTTGCATCATTGCATTTTCAATCATTCAGAGCTGTGTTATTGATTTTCCTGACTCAATTTCGGGGAACGGCAATGTAGTTACACAAACGCGCGATTTATCTGAATTCTCAGCTATAAAGGTTAGCTCAGGAATCGATGTATACCTGACCCAGGGCGAACCTCAACGGGTTGAAGTGGAAGCAGATGAAAACCTGCAGCAATGGATAAAAACCGACGTCAATGGCAACGAGCTCAATATTTATTCGGATAAATCGATTCGGCTGGCACGCACTAAAAAGGTTAAAATAGTATGTAAAACCCTTGAAAAGATTGAAATATCGAGTGCCGGAGATATTACCGGACTTAGCCGGTTTAAAACCGATAAACTGGATATTGACATGACAAGTGCAGGGGACTTGAAATTTGAAGTCGAAGCCGATGAAGTCCGTATCTCAATTTCAAGTGCCGGTAATGCCGATTTAAAAGGTAATACCCGGGTCTTCAATGCTGAACTCAGCAGTGCTGGAGATCTGAATGCATATGAACTGGAAGCCAAAATAGCCGATGTCTCTGTTTCAAGTGCCGGAAGCGCTCGTGTTTTTGTTACCGATGAAGCGAGATTCAGATCGAGTAGTGCCGGAAATATCAGTTATAAAGGCAATCCCAGCATAAAAGAAATCAATACATCGAGCGCCGGATCAGTCAATAAAAAGGATTAAATCCGGTAATCAGTAATCAGTAATCGGTAATCGGTAATCGGTAAACGAACACCGAACACCGAACACCAATACTTACCACAACAGGGGTATGAAGTTTGAAAGGAACTTTATACCTTTATTGCATTATATTATTTCAGTAGATAACTTTTATGGAGAATAAATATGTTCATTTACTTGCTATTGATCATAATCTGGCACCATGGCAGGTAGAGAATACCCTTAAACTGCTTGAATCAAAAGCCACCATTCCGTTCATCAGCAGGTATCGCAAAGAAGCCACCGGAAGTCTTGATGAAGTTCAGATAACTGATATTCGTGATCAATACAACAGGTTTCTCGATATTGATAAAAGGCGGGAATCCATTATCAGCAGCATTGAAGAACAAGGACTCATGACTGATGAGATCAGGAAGAAGCTGGATGCTGCTTTTTCACTTGCCGAACTCGAGGATATTTATCTTCCCTATAAACCTAAAAAGAAGACAAGAGCATCGGTGGCACGTGAAAAAGGTCTTGAGCCGCTGGCCCATAAAATAGTGAAACAGGCTGAAAGAAATCTTTCACTGGCTGCACGCGATTTTATTGGCGAAAAAGTTGCTGATGAAGAAGAAGCGTTGCAGGGCGCCAGGGATATTATAGCTGAATGGGTGAATGAAAATCAGCAATCGAGAGTTCTTGTGAGAAATGCATTTTCACAGGGAGCAGTGATTTCTTCAAAACTGGTGAAAGGTAAAGAGGCAGAGGGTATTAAATACCGTGACTATTTTGATTTTGCTGAACCTCTTGCCAAATGTCCATCGCACCGCTTACTGGCCATGATGAGGGGTGAGGAGGAAGGATTTCTGCGAGTTGGTGTGGAGCCTGAACAGGAGAAGACGATAAGCCGACTGGAGAAACAATATATCAAATCCACCGGTGATTGTGCCGAACAGCTTGCCATCGCCATTAAGGATTCCTATAAAAGATTGCTTGAACCGTCCATTGAAACGGAATTCCGTTCGCTTGCAAAAGAAAAAGCTGATGAACAGGCTATCAAAGTATTCGCTGAAAATCTCAAACAATTGCTTATGGCGCCACCTCTTGGACAGAAAAGAGTACTAGCCATAGATCCCGGATTCCGGACAGGTTGCAAGGTGACGTGCCTGGATGCACAGGGTAACCTTCTCCACAATGAAACGATATATCCCCATCCGCCGGTACAGGAAACATCCATTGCCTCCAAAAAAATAAATACGCTTGTAAATTCTTATAAAATCGAGGCAATTGCCATTGGTAACGGTACAGCCAGTCGCGAAACGGAATCGTTTATCAGGAATATAAAATTTGAGCGTGATCTTAAAGTATTCGTTGTAAGTGAAGCAGGAGCTTCAGTATATTCTGCTTCAAAAACTGCAAGAGATGAATTTCCTGATTATGATGTAACGGTTAGGGGAGCTGTTTCAATCGGTCGCCGGTTGATGGATCCGCTTGCAGAACTCGTGAAGATCGATCCTAAATCAATCGGGGTGGGACAGTACCAGCATGATGTAGACCAGGGACGTTTAAAAGATTCACTTGACCAGGTTGTAGAAAGTTGCGTAAATGCCGTGGGAGTTGACCTGAATACGGCGAGCATGCATCTGCTTACCTATATATCAGGACTCGGACCACAGCTTGCTAAAAATATTGTTGAGTACAGGAAAGAACAGGGAACATTCCATTCGCGTGAAGATCTTAAAAAAGTTCCCAGGATGGGCCCTAAAGCTTTTGAACAGGCGGCAGGATTCCTCAGGATACGTGAGGGAAAAAACCCACTCGACAACAGCGCCGTTCACCCCGAGAGTTATTATATTGTTGAAAAGATGGCGACTGATCTGAGCCATCCGGTTACTGACCTGCTGGCAGACGAAGGCCTGAGAAAGAAAATTGATATAAAAAAATATGTGGATGATAAGGTCGGAATACCAACACTTACAGATATACTGAATGAGCTCGCCAAACCGGGACGGGATCCGAGATCCTCAATAAAGGTTTTTGAATTCTCAGATGAAATACATAGCATTGAAGATGTCAGAATCGGCATGGTTTTGCCGGGCATTGTAACCAATATAACCAATTTCGGAGCTTTTGTCGATATTGGAGTTAAACAGGATGGATTGGTGCATATATCGCAAATGGCAGATAAATTTATTACCAATCCGGCCGAGGTGGTTAAGCTGCACCAGCATGTGAAAGTAAAAGTGCTGGAAGTGGATGTACAAAGAAAACGAATTCAGCTGAGTATGAAGGGAGTGTGACTGATACTGGATGCTTGATACTGGATACTTGATACTGGATACTGGATGCTGGATACTGGATGAAACCAACACCGAACACTGATTTAAGATTTAAGAATATCAAACCCCTAAATCCCTAAACCCCTAAACCCCTAAACCCCTAAAACTGCTAACCCATGCTAGCCTTTCCAGAGATGCTTAAGCCATCCGTAAAAAAAACAATTGCCGGCGAACGGAGTACCGGCAAAAAGATCCTTGAAAAGTTATTTGAATTAATCTCCATCATAGTCAGTATTTATCTTGCTTTAAGCATTGAAGGCTGGTCAGAAAAAAGATCTGAGCATAAAAAGATGCTGTATTATTACAATAACCTTGCAGCGGAAATTGCGCTGGATACTGCATCACTCGACAGTGCACTGATGAATGCCGAAAAGCATCTTCGCGTAACCCGGGTGCAATTAGGAATGTTAAGAAAATACGAACCTTCAATGGATGATTCCTTGCTGTCAATGTATCGTGGATTGGCGTTCAACATGCTTTTCTATACATCGTCAATGCTGTCCTATAACACAATGGTAGTGAGCGGCGACATTAAACTTATAGAGAATATTAAGGTACGGAATAAACTGGCAGAATTAAATGAAGTCTATACCGGGTTAAGGCTTCATGAAGACATGTATCTGAAGTATATTCAGGATGATATAATGAAATCTTTTATGTCGAATTTTGATCTGATCGATCAGAAAATTGTTACGCCGGGTTATTATAAAAGCTTATTCTACCGGAACCTGGTTGCGGGATTTTATGTACAGAATGCCGGCAGGGTGGAGCAGTACCGGTCATCACTCAAGGTGGCAAAGGAAACCCTGGCTCTCATTAAGGAGGAACTTGAGAAAGAGGAGAAATAAGAAAAGGGAAATTGCAACAAAAAACCCCGCTGTTTGCGGGGTTTTTTGTTATCCTAAGTAGGATTTCAATAATTTGCTTCGTGATGTATGCCGTAACCTGCGGATGGCTTTTTCCTTGATCTGACGAACCCTTTCGCGGGTGAGATCAAATTTTTCGCCGATTTCCTCGAGGGTCATTTCCTGAACACCGATACCAAAGAAGAATTTGATAATATCTCTTTCTCTTTCAGTAAGAGTGGCAAGGGCACGGTTAATTTCTTTCATGAGCGATTCACTGATAAGCTTCTTGTCGGCTTTTGGTGAATCGTGATTGATAAGTATATCAAGAAGGCTGTTGTCTTCACCTTCAGCAAAGGGAGCGTCAACTGATACATGACGGCCTGAAACCTTAAGTGTATCAGAAACTTTTTCCTTAGGTAATTCAAGTGCATCAGCAAGTTCTTCGGGGGTAGGAGTCCTTTCATATTCCTGCTCGAATTTCGAAAATGCCTTGTTAATTTTATTAAGAGAGCCGACCTGGTTCAGGGGTAATCTCACAATCCTTGATTGTTCAGCGAGAGCCTGAAGGATTGATTGCCTGATCCACCATACTGCATAAGAGATGAATTTAAAACCTCTTGTCTCATCAAATTTTTCTGCAGCTTTAATAAGTCCTAAATTTCCTTCATTGATCAGGTCAGGTAAACTTAAACCCTGATTCTGGTATTGCTTAGCCACAGAAACAACGAACCGGAGATTTGCCCTGGTGAGTTTTTCGAGAGCACTTTTATCTCCTTTCTTTATCCGTTGCGCCAACTCCACTTCCTCTTCAACTGTGATAAGCTCTTCTTTGCCGATTTCCTGTAAGTATTTATCGAGAGAAGCACTTTCCCTGTTGGTAATTGATTTTGTAATTTTTAGTTGTCTCATTCCCTAGAAAATTTGTGCGAATTTATGTTATTTATTATCAATTTCAATGGTTTTTAAAATATCAAAAAAATTTTTCAAAAAAAAAGGCTTGCGAACTGCAAGCCTTTATAATAATATTTATTCCTAAGCTATCACAGTCCAAATGCGTAATACGCCACCATACCGTTTGGATATACCCCTTCTATGTATACACCACCTTTTAAATTATTTACAAGTTTCTCCAATTCAGCAACTGACTGAATAGGCGTGTTGTTAACCTGCGTGATGATAAAGCCTGGTTTTACACCTTCCTGCTTCAGTTTGCCCTCCTGAAGATCGGTAACTTTAACACCGTTTTTGATGCCAAGTTTCTGCTTTTCCTGGTCAGTGAGATTAACAACCTTTGCTCCAAGTATGGTTTCGAACGTGCCTGCTTTAACGACACTTGTGTCACCCTGAAGATTACGCAATTTCACTTCAAATTGTTTCGTTTTGTCTTTTCTTTTTACCGTTACCGAAATCTTGTCTCCCGGCCTGTGGCGGCTTACAAGCTCCTGTAGTTCTGAAGGACTTTTTACTTTAATACCTTCAATTTCGGTAATCACATCACCAGCTTCAATTCCTGCTTCCTGTGCAGCGCTGTTCTCATTTACGTCGGAAACATATACACCGTTGAGTTCACTTAGATTCTCCTTCTTTGCCAGTTCGGCGCTGATATCCTGGATTTGTACACCCATGATCCCGCGCTGGACGGTTCCGAATTCAATCAGGTCTTTTACAACCTTCTCCACTATGCTGGAAGGAATAGCAAACGAAATACCCACATTTCCACCGGTTGGAGAAAGAATGGCTGTATTGATACCCACCATTTCACCTTTCAGGTTAACAAGTGCACCTCCGCTGTTTCCCCTGTTGACAGACGCATCAGTCTGAATAAATGACTCTATCCTGTAATTGTCTTCAATGATTTGCATGCTCCTTCCCTTGGCACTTACAATACCTGCAGTGACTGTGGATGAAATGTTAAACGGGTTTCCGACGGCAAGAACCCATTCACCGATCCTCAGGTTGTCGGAATTCCCGAAGGTAATAAACGGCAGGCCTTCGGTATCAATTTTCAGCAAAGCCAGGTCGGTTGAATGATCGGTACCCACCACCTTGGCTTCAAATTCTCTTTTGTCATTCAGGGTAACTGTAACCTTTTCAGAGTTTTCAATCACATGGTTATTCGTAACAATGTAACCGTCAGCCGTAATAATTACGCCTGATCCGATACCTGTAACGGGCTCCTGCTCACCCGGGTATTTATCACCGTAGAAAAATTCATAAATCGGGTTCCGGTATTCCACAGTGGACTGTGTTTTGACATTGACAACTGCATTTACAGTTTTCTCAGCGGCAAAAGTAAAGTCAGTAGAACTGTCAATTCCGGCTTTTAAACTTACCATACTCACAGGCTCTCTCTCCTGGATAATCGTTTTTTCCTTATTATCAATAAGGGCCGAGTAACCAAACACTGAAACCAAACCACCGATAATTGCGGCAATTAAAACCAGTAATACTTGTTTGCTTTTCATTTTCAAAATGTTTTATTCTTTATCTTTATTTTTATATCAACTCGACACAAATGAAACAAAAAATATACCTTTTGTTTCGTTTATTCACATCAAAATTATGACATTTGTTACTGCCTGAATCGTGTTTAACAATATTTAACTAACACCATCCCAACAACATATAAATTCTATTAAAAATCTTTAAATATGAAAAGAATACTTTTTGTGTTTTTATTTGCAGGGATATTATCCTCATTTTATGCACAGACTGGCTATACGCCTGCTGAAGAGAATCTTGCAAACCGCAAATGGTTCCAGGACGCCAAATTTGGTATGTTCATTCACTGGGGTGTATACTCGGTTCTTGGCGATGGCGAATGGGTAATGAATACACAACAAATTGATAAAAAAACTTACGAAAAATTGCCGGCCTTTTTTAATCCGATCGACTATAACCCCGCTGAATGGGTGGCCCTTGCCAGACAGGCCGGAATGAAGTATATAGTAATCACAAGCAAGCACCATGATGGATTTGCCATGTTTGATTCAAAGCAAACCGATTGGGATATCATGGACAGAACGCCCTATAAAAAAGATGTTCTGAAAATGCTGGCAGATGAATGTCAGAAGCAGGGTATCCGTCTTTTTTTCTATCATTCGCAACTCGACTGGTACCAGAACGACTATTATCCGCGCGGTAACACCGGCTCAACAGCAGGAAGACCCGAATCCGGTAACTGGAATAATTACCTGAAGTTCATGAATGCCCAATTGACAGAATTACTGACAAACTATGGACAAATTGGCGGAATATGGTTTGACGGATGGTGGGATAAAAAAGATGCCGACTGGCAGCTCGATGAAACTTACAGTCTCATACACCGGCTCCAGCCCGGATGTATGATCGGCAGCAACCATCACCAGGCCCCGAAACCCGGGGAAGATTTCCAGATGTTCGAAAAAGACCTTCCCGGATTTAATACAACCGGTTTCAGCGGCGAATCAAAGGTTGGTTCGTTACCCCTTGAAACCTGCGAAACCATGAACTATTCATGGGGTTTTAACCTGCAGGATAAGAATTTTAAATCTTCACGTGCATTGATTCAGTATCTT
Above is a genomic segment from Bacteroidales bacterium containing:
- a CDS encoding tetratricopeptide repeat protein; translated protein: MAKKNTRIVAVIAVLVLLVFGGLVIRKPLSTNMILKGSAYFDQKEYAKAYEQFKKAAFLNKSPAALNGLTKSLYYLNRYDEALNYANASLQMDSVTSDAKFYRGLIEIKQQKPLLAVADFNAVLKSDSTNAQAWYHRGLAKAALLDFAGSVSDYRQAMKLDKDNIEAYLKSVEANSAMDDFKGAIADYDNLLNVDLNNKEAYASRGYLKLNINDFDGALTDFNHALELGPGNLDVIFNRGSAYARKGMADAALKDFSQCINSKFKVTESLNNRSIIYLGQQNANAALKDLKELQKLKPDDAGVYLSLGVVSSMKQDYKGSIPLYDKAIALNPQYTEAWFNRGVSKGNLGRHQEAVIDYTKAIELNKNYAIAYYLRAVSEINLNKLTEGCEDLQRAKSLGYKAADELIAIHCTGNKK
- a CDS encoding PAS domain S-box protein codes for the protein MLKKGRYFRSSGLFLFSLLVINFIILSLSYVYFRTEKAQILDNLMNPGAEIVKLKAYMIAFSGLIILAFNTAFSFFWFKQRNELSALEKDKLLLIEQFAMLSRFANDAIIVFTEDHTIIQVNDKALELYGFSRSDILGMTVEMLRIPEERDDFPAMLLKVKADNGLRFETVHMTSKGTGFPVEVSMRYMELMGSNCFQAVVRDITQRKQFEKALIASEERLKMITNTVPLIVWTATAEGYIDFVNSRFEEIVGFYPIRENATIDFIHPDDRERVTKYWQSAVNEARQHQIQLRILTKEGIYRWYLCMAMPSCNSDGKILRWFGSATDIDELENRVAQRTAEIKEHEKEIVKLNLSLQEHALSLENANKELEAFIYSVSHDLRAPLRAINGFSMILLDEYKSKLDTEGQNMLGKVWNNADRMRQLIDDLLRFSKTGRHALSITYIDMNALFNSMIEETKQLYPERQIKTSISEMPGAYGDLSLMKQVLLNLLSNAVKFSGNRECSEIEIKGSRNNEEICYYIKDNGTGFDMKYADELFGVFRRLNNAEGFEGTGVGLALVKRIIEKHGGKVWAQSEQGNGATFSFSLPDNR
- a CDS encoding ATP-binding protein → MADKLRILFVEDLVTDYELALYEIQKTNPDLISKRVDNKDDYLSALNEFKPDLILSDYVMPEFNGMTALDIKKEFFPDIPFIMLTGSTNEETAVLCMKAGADDYVIKEHIRRLPLCVSSALSNAQVRKEIRKAQQELIRRELLLRNAVNNLPSTFTIYDNEGRIEYINEYGLTLANLKPRDAVGKKEEEIFPPEVTESYIAALYKTFASRETQVIESLINYPHASRYVIYYFVPTLDENGKIYKVLGIAYDITERKEAEEKLKVARKRAEEYDLLKSAFLANISHEIRTPLNAIMGFAQMIQRGYSDDEQLSGYIDIILLSSNQLLEIIKEMLEISQLVSGKSNINQTTFSITGLLQDLFLSFQVLEDAKIRQGIQFNLDIASLRSENDMIETDREKLFQILKNLLNNAFKFTFNGSVTLGCQKNHPGIWHFYVTDTGIGIEPDKLMYIFDIFRRGDESFTRQFSGVGLGLTICKELITLLKGEIWVESKPGKGSVFNFMLPENLGKIGI
- a CDS encoding head GIN domain-containing protein, yielding MKKIVFLLFCIIAFSIIQSCVIDFPDSISGNGNVVTQTRDLSEFSAIKVSSGIDVYLTQGEPQRVEVEADENLQQWIKTDVNGNELNIYSDKSIRLARTKKVKIVCKTLEKIEISSAGDITGLSRFKTDKLDIDMTSAGDLKFEVEADEVRISISSAGNADLKGNTRVFNAELSSAGDLNAYELEAKIADVSVSSAGSARVFVTDEARFRSSSAGNISYKGNPSIKEINTSSAGSVNKKD
- a CDS encoding Tex family protein, whose product is MENKYVHLLAIDHNLAPWQVENTLKLLESKATIPFISRYRKEATGSLDEVQITDIRDQYNRFLDIDKRRESIISSIEEQGLMTDEIRKKLDAAFSLAELEDIYLPYKPKKKTRASVAREKGLEPLAHKIVKQAERNLSLAARDFIGEKVADEEEALQGARDIIAEWVNENQQSRVLVRNAFSQGAVISSKLVKGKEAEGIKYRDYFDFAEPLAKCPSHRLLAMMRGEEEGFLRVGVEPEQEKTISRLEKQYIKSTGDCAEQLAIAIKDSYKRLLEPSIETEFRSLAKEKADEQAIKVFAENLKQLLMAPPLGQKRVLAIDPGFRTGCKVTCLDAQGNLLHNETIYPHPPVQETSIASKKINTLVNSYKIEAIAIGNGTASRETESFIRNIKFERDLKVFVVSEAGASVYSASKTARDEFPDYDVTVRGAVSIGRRLMDPLAELVKIDPKSIGVGQYQHDVDQGRLKDSLDQVVESCVNAVGVDLNTASMHLLTYISGLGPQLAKNIVEYRKEQGTFHSREDLKKVPRMGPKAFEQAAGFLRIREGKNPLDNSAVHPESYYIVEKMATDLSHPVTDLLADEGLRKKIDIKKYVDDKVGIPTLTDILNELAKPGRDPRSSIKVFEFSDEIHSIEDVRIGMVLPGIVTNITNFGAFVDIGVKQDGLVHISQMADKFITNPAEVVKLHQHVKVKVLEVDVQRKRIQLSMKGV